A stretch of DNA from Allomeiothermus silvanus DSM 9946:
GTCCAAAGCCGAAACCGGGCCGAATTTGCTCTCGGCGGCGGTGTGCTGCACGCTCTCTCCCACCTTCACCCGCACCGTGGCCTCGGCCCAGGTAGGGGTGTCGGGGCGGTCGTCATTGGCGTGCATAAAGACGCTAAAACCCAGAAGCTTGAAAGGCATCTCTCCCCCGCGCAGGCGGTGGGCCAGGAGGTAAAAGCTTGCCTCGGCGCCCTCGAAGGAGTAGCCGGCGTGCTCGAGCTGCTTGACCTCCTCCAAGAGCGCTCCCGCTGTCTCCTTGGGTACCTCTACCCCCGCTTCGGCCAACTTGGCGAGCAGGTTGCTCCGGCCCGAAAGGTCGGAGACCAGTACCCGGCGGGTGTTGCCCACCGCCTCGGGAGGAACATGCTCATAGGTGCGGGGATTTTTTAGGACTGCCGAGACGTGGATGCCGCCCTTGTGCGCGAAGGCCGCATCGCCCACGTAGGGGGCCCGCAGGTTGGGCGTGAGGTTGGCCCGCTCGTCCACGTAGTGCGAGAGTGCCCGCAGTTCGGCCAGCTTCTCGCGCGGAATGCCCTCTAGCTCGAGCCCATACTTGAGGATGAGGTTGGGAATGGTGCTGGTGAGGTTGAGGTTGCCGCAGCGCTCACCGTAGCCGTTGACGGTGCCCTGCACGTGGGTGGCCCCGGCCCGCACCGCGGCCAACGCATTGGCCACCGCCAGTTCCCCATCGTTGTGGGGGTGGATGCCGATGCGAACGCCCGGGAAAGCCTCTACCACGGCGCGGGTAATCGCGGCGACCTCCTCGGGCAGGCTGCCGCCGTTGGTGTCGCACAGGCACAGCGTGTCGGCCCCGCCCCGCACGGCGGCCTCGAGCGTCGCCAGGGCGTAGCCCCGGTTGGCCTTGAAGCCGTCGAAGAAGTGCTCGGCGTCGTGGATGACCCGCCGTCCTTGAGCAACCAGGTAGGCGTAGGTCTCCTCGATCATGCGCAGGTTCTCCTCCAAGCTCACCTCGAGCGCTTCGGTGACGTGAAAGTCCCAGGACTTGGCGACCACCGTGACCACCGGAGTAGCTGCTTCCAGCATGGCCTGCACCGAAGGGTCGTCCTGCGGCCGCAGCCCCTTGCGCCGGGTAGAGCCAAACGCACAAAGCTGGCTAGCTCCTAGATCCACCCCCTTCATCCGAGCGAAGAATTCCGCATCCTTGGGGTTCGACCCCGGCCAGCCGCCCTCGATGAGCGGCACGCCAAAGGCCGCCAGCCGCCGGGCGATGGCTATTTTGTCGTCGCTGGAGAGGCTCACCGCCTGCCCCTGGGTGCCGTCGCGCAGTGTGGTGTCCAGAATTTCGATCACGCTTCGCTCCTCTTCGCCGTGCCCGCGCTAGGAGTCATGCTATTGGCACTCTCCTGGACTAGCGGGGCGGGCCGCACTTCCCCTTGCGGTCTAGTCAGGAGGCGGCCCCCTTGGCCTGCACCTCGTCCAGGCTGGGCGGGTGCTTGCTGGCTTGTCCAGCTACAAACCTGTTCACCGCGTCGAGGTAAGCCCGGGCCGAAGCCTCGATGATGTCCGGCGAGACCCCGTGCCCGGTAGTCAAGACCTCACCCAGGCGGAGCTTCACGGTTACTTCGCCCAGCGCCTCGGTGCTGCCGGTGACCGATTCCACCCGGTACAGCTCGAGTTCGGGCTGTAGCTCGATGGCCTCCGAGATGGCCTTATACACCGCGTCCACCGGCCCATCCCCTATAGCGGTGGTAGTGACTTCGCCCTTAGGGGTCTTGAGGCGCACCGTGGCAGTGGGGAGCATCCCATAACCACTGAAGAACTGCAGCTGCTCGATGCTGAATAGCTGCGGGGTGTTGACCGACTCGGATTCCACCAAGGCCCTCAGCTCATCGGTC
This window harbors:
- the cimA gene encoding citramalate synthase, whose translation is MIEILDTTLRDGTQGQAVSLSSDDKIAIARRLAAFGVPLIEGGWPGSNPKDAEFFARMKGVDLGASQLCAFGSTRRKGLRPQDDPSVQAMLEAATPVVTVVAKSWDFHVTEALEVSLEENLRMIEETYAYLVAQGRRVIHDAEHFFDGFKANRGYALATLEAAVRGGADTLCLCDTNGGSLPEEVAAITRAVVEAFPGVRIGIHPHNDGELAVANALAAVRAGATHVQGTVNGYGERCGNLNLTSTIPNLILKYGLELEGIPREKLAELRALSHYVDERANLTPNLRAPYVGDAAFAHKGGIHVSAVLKNPRTYEHVPPEAVGNTRRVLVSDLSGRSNLLAKLAEAGVEVPKETAGALLEEVKQLEHAGYSFEGAEASFYLLAHRLRGGEMPFKLLGFSVFMHANDDRPDTPTWAEATVRVKVGESVQHTAAESKFGPVSALDIAFRKAVQPFYPEIAEIELSDYKMRILSGQESGTASGVRVMIEMARGGERWTTVGASRNSLEASLKALTDGYAYALVKTQPVLAD